CGACGACACCGAGCGGCGCTTGCAAGCCATGAACATCACGGATGGATTCCAGATTGCCGAGGTCGACTTGGAGCTACGCGGTCCCGGAGAACTGCTCGGGACCCGACAAGCCGGGGTTCCGGACTTCCGTGTGGCCAACATCGTGCGCGACCGCGGTGTACTCGAACAAGCACGCTGGGCAGCGGAGCAGTGGCTGGCTCGCGATCCGGAGTTGCGCTTGCCGGAATCGCAGCCGTTGCGCGCCGTTCTGCAGCACAGGTGGGCCGATCGTTTGGAACTGGCGCAGGTGGGCTAAGGGGCAAGGGTGCGGAGCGCGGGCCGTGTGGTGGTGGCGGAGAGGATGCTGAAGTTTTTGCTGTGCCAGGCGGCGATTGCATTGGCTATAGTGTCGCTGTTTCCGGCAACGGGGCTTGCGGATGGGGCGAAGGGGGATCCCGAGCGGGGGCGGATCGTGTTTGCGCTTGCGGGCGGCTGCGGTTGCCACACGAGCCGGGATGGACCTGTCGGCGCCGGTGGCGGTGAGGTGCCGACGCCGTTCGGCAAGTTTTACGGGACCAACATCACGCCGGACCGAGAGACGGGCATCGGTGACTGGAGCGACGAAGAGATCATCGCCGCGATTCGGCAAGGCATTGCACGAGGAAAGGGGGCCGAGTCGCCGGCCATGCCGTACTATTGGTACTCGGGGATGAGCGATCGCGACGTGCGCGACCTCGTAGCGTACTTGCGCACGTTGCCTGCGGTGCGGCGGCCGAACCGGCCGCACGAGGGGGAGCTGCCGCTGGCGCGGCTGGCGTACTGGGCGTGGCGTTGGCTCTGGGCGCCGCAATTCCAGGCACCGCGCGAGCGGCCGGAGGATGTGGTGGCACGAGGGCGCTACTGGGTGGATCACGTCTCGCTGTGCGCCGATTGCCATACCCCGCGCAACCTGTTCGGGGCGGTTCGCTTCGATTTGTATCTCGCGGGTGCGGAACACGGTCCCGGAGGCGACCGCGTGCCCAACATTACGCCGCACGAAACCGGCATTGGCGATTGGGACGAAGACGATATCGCCAACCTGTTGCGGACCGGTTTCACCCCCGAGTTCGACAACGTGCAGGGCTGGATGGCCGAGGTGGTGGAAGGAAAGGGAGGTGGGCCGGGATACCGCGACGCCCCGGAAGACGAACTGCGCGCCATTGCCCAGTACTTGCGGCAAGTGCGGCCGATCGCGCATCCGCTGACGCGAGCGGAGCGATAGCTTGCCTCCAGCCGATTTGTTCTTGACCTAGGTGATCCGCTCCCGTACGTGCACGGGTTCCATGAGGAGGCTTCGATGCGCGCGTTGATGGTTGGAACCATATTTT
This genomic interval from Candidatus Binatia bacterium contains the following:
- a CDS encoding diacylglycerol kinase, producing MVVAERMLKFLLCQAAIALAIVSLFPATGLADGAKGDPERGRIVFALAGGCGCHTSRDGPVGAGGGEVPTPFGKFYGTNITPDRETGIGDWSDEEIIAAIRQGIARGKGAESPAMPYYWYSGMSDRDVRDLVAYLRTLPAVRRPNRPHEGELPLARLAYWAWRWLWAPQFQAPRERPEDVVARGRYWVDHVSLCADCHTPRNLFGAVRFDLYLAGAEHGPGGDRVPNITPHETGIGDWDEDDIANLLRTGFTPEFDNVQGWMAEVVEGKGGGPGYRDAPEDELRAIAQYLRQVRPIAHPLTRAER